In Lacerta agilis isolate rLacAgi1 chromosome 8, rLacAgi1.pri, whole genome shotgun sequence, one genomic interval encodes:
- the SIAH1 gene encoding E3 ubiquitin-protein ligase SIAH1 isoform X3, giving the protein MSRQTATALPTGTSKCTPSQRVPALTGTTASNNDLASLFECPVCFDYVLPPILQCQSGHLVCSNCRPKLTCCPTCRGPLGSIRNLAMEKVANSVLFPCKYASSGCEITLPHTEKADHEELCEFRPYSCPCPGASCKWQGSLDAVMPHLMHQHKSITTLQGEDIVFLATDINLPGAVDWVMMQSCFGFHFMLVLEKQEKYDGHQQFFAIVQLIGTRKQAENFAYRLELNGHRRRLTWEATPRSIHEGIATAIMNSDCLVFDTSIAQLFAENGNLGINVTISMC; this is encoded by the coding sequence ATGAGTCGTCAAACTGCTACAGCGCTTCCCACAGGTACCTCCAAGTGCACACCATCACAGAGGGTGCCTGCATTGACTGGCACCACCGCTTCCAACAATGACTTGGCTAGTCTCTTTGAGTGTCCTGTCTGTTTTGACTATGTACTGCCACCTATTCTGCAGTGCCAAAGTGGCCATCTTGTTTGTAGCAACTGTCGTCCCAAGCTCACATGCTGTCCGACGTGCCGAGGCCCACTGGGTTCAATTCGTAACTTGGCTATGGAAAAGGTTGCCAACTCTGTACTGTTTCCTTGTAAATATGCCTCCTCTGGCTGCGAAATCACTTTGCCCCACACTGAAAAAGCAGACCATGAAGAGCTTTGTGAATTCAGGCCTTATTCGTGCCCATGTCCTGGTGCTTCTTGTAAGTGGCAAGGCTCTCTAGATGCTGTCATGCCTCATCTCATGCACCAGCATAAGTCAATAACGACGCTACAGGGAGAAGATATAGTTTTCCTTGCTACAGACATTAATCTTCCTGGTGCCGTTGACTGGGTTATGATGCAGTCTTGTTTTGGCTTTCACTTCATGCTTGTATTGGAGAAACAGGAGAAATATGATGGTCACCAGCAGTTCTTTGCAATTGTACAGCTGATAGGAACACGGAAACAAGCTGAAAATTTTGCTTATCGACTTGAGCTAAATGGTCATAGGCGACGATTGACTTGGGAAGCAACTCCTCGATCAATTCACGAAGGGATTGCAACTGCCATCATGAACAGTGA
- the SIAH1 gene encoding E3 ubiquitin-protein ligase SIAH1 isoform X1, whose protein sequence is MQVFALFLLPRHLLRKSDLEAGFECIFLLEPLPSFDPTFKCFCLLSMIKIFLGKQEMSRQTATALPTGTSKCTPSQRVPALTGTTASNNDLASLFECPVCFDYVLPPILQCQSGHLVCSNCRPKLTCCPTCRGPLGSIRNLAMEKVANSVLFPCKYASSGCEITLPHTEKADHEELCEFRPYSCPCPGASCKWQGSLDAVMPHLMHQHKSITTLQGEDIVFLATDINLPGAVDWVMMQSCFGFHFMLVLEKQEKYDGHQQFFAIVQLIGTRKQAENFAYRLELNGHRRRLTWEATPRSIHEGIATAIMNSDCLVFDTSIAQLFAENGNLGINVTISMC, encoded by the exons ATGCAGGTGTTTGCCCTCTTTTTATTACCAAGGCACCTGTTAAGGAAATCAGATTTGGAGGCTGGATTTGAATGCATTTTCCTTCTTGAACCCCTACCAAGTTTTGACCCAACATTCAAATGCTTCTGTTTACTCAGCATGATCaaaatatttttggggaaacAAG AAATGAGTCGTCAAACTGCTACAGCGCTTCCCACAGGTACCTCCAAGTGCACACCATCACAGAGGGTGCCTGCATTGACTGGCACCACCGCTTCCAACAATGACTTGGCTAGTCTCTTTGAGTGTCCTGTCTGTTTTGACTATGTACTGCCACCTATTCTGCAGTGCCAAAGTGGCCATCTTGTTTGTAGCAACTGTCGTCCCAAGCTCACATGCTGTCCGACGTGCCGAGGCCCACTGGGTTCAATTCGTAACTTGGCTATGGAAAAGGTTGCCAACTCTGTACTGTTTCCTTGTAAATATGCCTCCTCTGGCTGCGAAATCACTTTGCCCCACACTGAAAAAGCAGACCATGAAGAGCTTTGTGAATTCAGGCCTTATTCGTGCCCATGTCCTGGTGCTTCTTGTAAGTGGCAAGGCTCTCTAGATGCTGTCATGCCTCATCTCATGCACCAGCATAAGTCAATAACGACGCTACAGGGAGAAGATATAGTTTTCCTTGCTACAGACATTAATCTTCCTGGTGCCGTTGACTGGGTTATGATGCAGTCTTGTTTTGGCTTTCACTTCATGCTTGTATTGGAGAAACAGGAGAAATATGATGGTCACCAGCAGTTCTTTGCAATTGTACAGCTGATAGGAACACGGAAACAAGCTGAAAATTTTGCTTATCGACTTGAGCTAAATGGTCATAGGCGACGATTGACTTGGGAAGCAACTCCTCGATCAATTCACGAAGGGATTGCAACTGCCATCATGAACAGTGA
- the SIAH1 gene encoding E3 ubiquitin-protein ligase SIAH1 isoform X2, with the protein MTGKSAFSFLYAWKGVLDTCLPGNKTSKRKEMSRQTATALPTGTSKCTPSQRVPALTGTTASNNDLASLFECPVCFDYVLPPILQCQSGHLVCSNCRPKLTCCPTCRGPLGSIRNLAMEKVANSVLFPCKYASSGCEITLPHTEKADHEELCEFRPYSCPCPGASCKWQGSLDAVMPHLMHQHKSITTLQGEDIVFLATDINLPGAVDWVMMQSCFGFHFMLVLEKQEKYDGHQQFFAIVQLIGTRKQAENFAYRLELNGHRRRLTWEATPRSIHEGIATAIMNSDCLVFDTSIAQLFAENGNLGINVTISMC; encoded by the exons ATGACGGGGAAATCCGCCTTCAGTTTTTTATACGCATGGAAAGGAGTCCTTGATACATGCCTGCCAGGAAATAAAACCAGCAAAAGAAAAG AAATGAGTCGTCAAACTGCTACAGCGCTTCCCACAGGTACCTCCAAGTGCACACCATCACAGAGGGTGCCTGCATTGACTGGCACCACCGCTTCCAACAATGACTTGGCTAGTCTCTTTGAGTGTCCTGTCTGTTTTGACTATGTACTGCCACCTATTCTGCAGTGCCAAAGTGGCCATCTTGTTTGTAGCAACTGTCGTCCCAAGCTCACATGCTGTCCGACGTGCCGAGGCCCACTGGGTTCAATTCGTAACTTGGCTATGGAAAAGGTTGCCAACTCTGTACTGTTTCCTTGTAAATATGCCTCCTCTGGCTGCGAAATCACTTTGCCCCACACTGAAAAAGCAGACCATGAAGAGCTTTGTGAATTCAGGCCTTATTCGTGCCCATGTCCTGGTGCTTCTTGTAAGTGGCAAGGCTCTCTAGATGCTGTCATGCCTCATCTCATGCACCAGCATAAGTCAATAACGACGCTACAGGGAGAAGATATAGTTTTCCTTGCTACAGACATTAATCTTCCTGGTGCCGTTGACTGGGTTATGATGCAGTCTTGTTTTGGCTTTCACTTCATGCTTGTATTGGAGAAACAGGAGAAATATGATGGTCACCAGCAGTTCTTTGCAATTGTACAGCTGATAGGAACACGGAAACAAGCTGAAAATTTTGCTTATCGACTTGAGCTAAATGGTCATAGGCGACGATTGACTTGGGAAGCAACTCCTCGATCAATTCACGAAGGGATTGCAACTGCCATCATGAACAGTGA